TGTTTTATTAAAACTAATTGAAAAGGAACCTTTTGAAAAGCTTACCAGGTCACCATTTTCTTCAACTTTCAAATCTACAATTTCAAATACCTGATTTTCAGCAACAGGTGGTGTAACAGCAAATTCTGCCTCAGCTAAAAGAGTGCCGGGAGCCACAAAAGCCTCGCTTTTAATTAGCTTCCCCTCAAAATGTAATCTATATTCCGCAGATGTATCTGTAGGCACCTTAAATGGTATTTCAACAGATATTGTGTTTCGTGGAGCTACAGAATAACTTCCTAATTTTTCCGATTTTACCACTTCTCCATTTCTGAGCAATTCTACCGAGAATTCATAATTAGAAAGATCCCTGAAGAAATACTTATTGAATATTTTTACCTTTTGATTGTCTTCACTTAAATCAAAACCTATTTCCTGATATACTTTTCGTACTTCATATGCATGAGGGTTCCAGGACCGGTCGGCCATAATGACTCCATTGATCAAAAAGTTATTGTCACTTGGAGTACCTTCAGCCCCCCAATCTCCACCATAACCAAAGATCTTTTTACCGTCTACCTCTTTATAGATTCCCTGGTCTACCCAGTCCCAAATATATCCTCCCTGTAGTTGAGGATATTTTTCTATAACTTCCCAGTACTCTTTAAAGTTCCCAAGGCTATTCCCCATTGCGTGAGCATATTCACTCATAATGTATGGACGATCGGGATTGTTTTGTGCCCAACGCTCCATAGATGCCGGGTGGGGGTATTGAGGCACAATAATATCTGTATTCCACTCGGTAGTAGAACGTTCGTATTGCACCGGCCTGGTAGGATCAAATCCTTTAAGCCAGTTATAGGCATTATAAAAATTATACCCATTCCCTGCCTCGTTTCCAAGGCTCCAGGCTACAATCGAAGGATGGTTTTTATCCCGCTCTACCATTCTTTTGATTCGCAACATGTGTGCATGTTCCCATTCAGGATCGTTACCTAAAGTGCTTTCCGGCTCATAATACATCCCGTGGGATTCAATATTGGCTTCATCAATAACATAAAATCCGTATTTGTCGCACAACTCGTACCAGTAAGGATCGTTTGGATAATGAGAAAGTCTCACCGCATTCATGTTTAGTTCTTTCATTATACGAATGTCTTCCTGCATCTGCTCCCGTGTCATGACGTGTGCAGTTTCAGGATGGGATTCATGCCGGTTTACACCTTTAAACCAAACAGGTTTTCCGTTTACTAAAAACTGATATCCGTCTATTTCATAAGTTTTGAACCCAACATTGGTGTTGATCACCTCCTTCACCTTACCTCCGGAATCTAAAAGTGTTAATTCAAGTGTATATAAATTAGGGGTTTCAGCTGACCACTGCTTTACATTAGGAATGATCTCTTTAAACTGAAGCACTGTTTTCCCCAATTTCCTTTTAAGCCCAATGGTCTTTTGTTCTGCTTTAAAAATTTCATTGTGAGATGCGTCAAAAAGTTTAGCTACCACGATGTTTTCTCCCTGATCTTGATCGGTCTGGTTCCATACCTCCAGGTCTACTGAAAACTCTCCGTCAGTATAGTTATTGGTTAATCCACTTTTAACAAACAGGTCATAAAAATGTACTTTTGGACGTGCGTACAAATAAACATTTCGCTGAATCCCGCTAATACGCCAAAAATCCTGCGCCTCCAAATAACTACCGTCACTCCAGCGCCGAACTTCTATCGTGATCTGGTTCTTTCCAGGTTTTATGAACTTGGTAAGTTCATATTCAGATTCCAGTTTACTATCTTCTCCCATACCTACATATTCACCATTCACATAAAGCCTAAAGGCCGATTTCACTGCACCAAGGTGAATAAACACAGGCATATCCTGCCAATCTGAAGGAATTTCAATTTCCCGGCGGTAAATACCAGCAGGATTCTTTTCATTTTCAATAAATGGCGGATTTGGATTCTTAACAGCAAATTCGAAAGGATGGTTTACATAAATTGGAGTTCCATAGCCATTAAACTCCCAATTGGCAGGAACTTTAAAATCATCCCAACCTGAATCATCAAAACTTACCGATTCAAAATTTTCAGGAAGGTTTTTGTAATGTTCTGTCCAAAAGAATTTCCATGTTCCATTTAAATCGAGGAAGCGATTTGATTGTTCTCTATTCCTCTCTTGTGCCAGTATTTTATTTTCAAATGGAAAATAAGCCGCTCGCATGGGAAGTCTGTTTTCAGCCTGTACATTCGGGTTTTCAAAAATTGGATCGGGTTCACGATCTTGTGCTTTCACAAGTTGAAATACTGCAAAAAAAGCCAGTATTATTGTTGAAGTACTTCTAAATAAACGCATGGACATAGAGGTTAATTTTGATTTAATTAGGGGTTAGCTTCGGAAAAAATATTTGCTGGAAATGACATTTTTGGAATCTTTAGGAATTTTCCATTCCAGTTCAAGTTGAGGTTTCTCATTCTTTTTATTTTTGTAGTAGAGCTTAAAAGGGTGTAAGCCTTTTTGAAGAAAAATTTGAGCCTCCTGAATTTCAACTTCTTTAAAATTATGATCTCCATCAATGAGGTTGATCTCGTGCAACTTTAAGAAGTAGTTACTGTTCGCATTTAAATAAAACTCATATTTACCATCTTCAGGAATGTCTAAGAAGCCTTCAAAAAGAAAAATATCATGTCCCATTTCTTTTATCTCATTAAAGTTAGGCTCCTTTACAGTTCCTTTTGCTGCAACTTTTAAATCTTCTGTTTTGGGTAACCATGGGTATTTCCCATCATAGCTTTTCCAGATCAGACCTTTTTTCTTTCTTGTTCCTTTTACTGAAGGTATCGGTACAGAATCATATGGTCGTGGTGCTGAAGAGTTAATGCGTCTCATTTGCAACACCTTAGCTTTCATTTTCTCCTGAAGACCTTTATAAGATGTACTTTTAGCTAAATTTTTGCTTTGTGCAGGATCATCTGTTACATTATATATTTCAAAATCATCATCGTGAGATTGAATGTTATAACGCAAACCTACCATATCCCCCACACGAAGCATTTGCATTTGATTTCTCACTTTTCCACGATTACTGGCAGCAAATTCAGGATAAGCAGGAGTACTGCCATTTTGGAAATATTCAACATACACGTTGCCCTGCTGTACCTTACCTTCTTGAATAAAAGCAGGCAGTAAAGAGGTTCCGTTACTGTTTACCGGTGCCGGAAGTCCTGCAGCATCAGTAAAGGTTGGAAGCCAGTCATAAAAAATGGAAGGCGATTTTATAATCCTGTTTTTGGCAATTTTTTCCGGCCATTGAACTATTAATGGGGTTCTCAAGCCTCCTTCCAGCACATCGCGTTTTATACCGTTGTAAGGGCCAAAACTATCAAAAAAATTAGCCTGATTAGCAGCATATTCTGCAGGCAAATAAGACTCTATTGATGGACCATTATCTGATGCGAATACAACAATAGTATTAGAATCTATTTCAAGGTCTTGCAGTAACTTAATAATATCCCCTACTGCTCTATCAATACGCCTAATACTTGTGGCATAACGTTTATAAGTAGCCGGCCAGGGAACGGGAGCTGTTTCAGGTCTTTGATCATGATCATACACAGCTTCGGCATAGACAGGTTCTGTCCAGCTATCGGGGGTACCACTTGCCGTGTTAATCATTTTACCTGGTGTCCCAAGAAACTGTATTCCTCCATTTAATCCACCTCCTTCGGGATAAGCCTGTGTGGGTAATTCTAAGACTGCATGAGGGGTGTCATATGACAAATAAAGAAAGAAAGGCTTTTTATTCTTTTGAGCTTTTTGAGTAATCCATTTTTTAGCAACTGCGGTCCACAGATCGGTTGTATAAGCTTTTTCCAGACCAGCACTAACTTCTTTGTTATTTTCCCACACTTCTTTACTTCCACCAAAAATTCCTTCAACAGGATAATGTTCATGTCCATCCCTATGCCGCACATATCCATAAAAGTAGTCAAATCCTCTTTTTGTAGGATATGCCGGCCAATGCTGCGGATTCTCATTTTCTTTGGAAACTATTCCCTGCAAACCCCATTTCCCAATAACAGCTGTATGATAGCCCGCCTTCTGCAGTACACTTCCGAGGGTGTGATTATCGGGCAGGGCTTTATCAAACTGGTTATCCCTTATCTCTGACTGCCCCTGACTTAAGCCAGTTAGTAACGAGGCACGGGAGGGGGCACATACAGGGGCCGAAGTATAATGCTGAGTAAAGATTGCGCCATTTTCAGCCATCTTGTCAAGAGCGGGGGTCTCCAACCATGGACTGGAAGGTTCCTGCTGTCTTCTCTCATTCTGAAAAAATCTCCCCACATCTCCATAGCCCATATCATCTACGAGAATAAAGATAATATTTGGCTGTTGCTCTTTTAAAGTAACCTCCTGCCCTATAGCATAATTGCACAAGAAAAAAATTATTAGGCAGGAGATTTGACGCAAACTCATAGCTGGGGAGAAATAACATTTCCTCTTAAAGGACGAATGTTTGGAGCAAATATAATATTTGGCAAGTTGAAAAAAATCATCTATTCTACAGACAATTGCCTGCTTTTTTCTTTTCTGTCAATATTCCTTACCCCGGTAGTACCACCGCCTTCTAATGTTAGGCTCACGGGTTTATTTGTTTTCCAGGCCCCGCGAGTAAAATCGGGTACTTCAATAGAATTAGATTTATTGGCAATAGACCATTCACTTAGAGAAGTAATACTGCTCCAGGCAGCTGCATCATATACATCCATATCCATAGGCAGGCCGTTTCTAAGACAGTCTATAAGCCTCCAGTCCATCATAAAGTCCATCCCTCCATGGCCGCCCACTTTCTTGGCCATTTCTCCAACTTTACGCACAATTTCAGGAGTGTATTTTTCTTCAAGTTCTTTCATTTTATCTGCATCGGCAATTTCATGTCCAAATGCGATATGCTTTAAAGGCCACTTTTGAGCAAAACACTTTGTACCACTTAACATGTGTATACGGGAATAAGGTCGTGGTGAACTAATGTCATGTTGAATCATAATAGTACGCCCCTTATTTGTTTTAATGAGCTGAATATCCATATTCCCTCTCATATTTGCTCCCACAAATTGCTTTAAAGCAGGGTTCTCTTCAGCTTCCTCTTCAATTCTTCTACTTAATGTAAAGTCATCACTCATAATTGAGGTGAGATAATCCATTTTATCGCCGCGGTTGATATTCATCGCCTGACAAATAGGTCCCAATCCGTGGGTAGGATATACATTAGCATGACGTTTATTTTCCTCTAGGCGCCAGTAATTATCGTAAGCACCATCGGTCATTTTATGATCCTGAGGCCGGTTAAAATGCCAGTAGTCAAGATCATGAATGTACGCACCTTCTCCATGTATAAGTTCTCCAAAAACGCCCTGTCTTGCCATGTTGAGAGTCATTAACTCAAAGAAGTCATAGCAGCAGTTTTCAAGGATTACACAGTGCTTTCGGGTTCTTTCGGAAGTTTCAACAATTTGCCAGCATTCATCCAAAGTTCTGGCCGTAGAAACTTCTACAGCTGTATGTTTTCCGTTCTCCATAGCCTCAAGAGCTATAGGTATATGCCACTCCCAGGGAGTAACTATGTACACGAGATCTATGTTATCGCTTTGGCACATTTCTATATAGCCTTTTTCCCCATCTACATATTCAGCGGCTTTTGGCAAACCTGCTTTTTGCAGTAGTGCCTGTCCTCCATCAACAGCTGCCTGCCGGGTATCACAAAGTGCAGTAATCTCTACCCCTTCAATATAAGTGAGTCGTTCAACAGCACCAGCACCCCGGTCTCCAATCCCCACAATTCCAACCCTCACAGTATCAAGAGCAGGTGCAGCATAACCAGACATATTAAAATTCATACTAGGCTGTCTGTTAGCAGCCGCTTTAATCTTAGCTAATTTCTCTTCACTGGCACAGGATGTTAAAAATGCGCCTGTAGCAATAGCACCCGACCCAAGGGCCATATTTTTTAAAAAAGATCTGCGATCTGCACTCATAATAGATATTTTAATTTCTTGTTGATTTAATTCCTCTGAAGAAAGAGACTAACTAATAAACTTCATTCTCAAAAATATAAAAAAGTATTAAAATATTCGATTTTGAAAGTTAAAATTAAATAACAAAAGAAAAAATAAAGAATTTTATTTTTCGTAACCTTATTTTAATATGTTTAATCACTTTTATTGTGCTTTTAAATTTTAATTACTCTTAATCATCAACAGTTATTTGAAAAGTTGAAGTAGGTGACTCTTCACTATTCATGAGATTCCCCGTGGAATAGGGCTGCCAACCATAATACACTGTTTCAGGTTTTTGTGAGGTTTGAATAATTATTTTACTTCCTTCAATAGTAGCTGGCACAGGATGCTTTCCGTTTAATGAAAAACCTTTAACCATTTCACCATTTAATGTCATAAGGCCATCTGCAGTATGTTCAAAAGTTATCTTAATCTTTCCTGCAGAATATTTTGCATCAATAGGCAGAGGACCTGAAACTTCTATATTACGATCATAATCCTGATGTAAAGCCCAACGAGCAAGTCTCTCCCCCACTACCTTTTTATTTCGCGGATGCACATCATTCTCAGCTCCCACATCACTACTTACAGCCATTCCTCCATAATTCACCTCTTCAAGCAAAAGCCGTTGTAGGTTTCGAAATAACGGCCAATATTGAGATCTATAGTTTAATGTATCTATGGAAGAAAGCTGAACCCAGTAAAAAGGCAGTGTTTCTTGCTTCCATTTTTTCCGATAATCTTTTATCAATAACTTTTGCAACTGCGGATATTCAAAAACCCGTGCAATCTCCTGGGCATTACTTTCCCCCTGATACCATAAAACACCTTTAATGGGCATATTTAAAATTGGCTTAATTCCCGATTCATATATAAACCCCGGTTTATAGGCATGGTTAGGCCCTGTCTTCCCAACATGAACGGCAATACCTCCTACATTTTGCCCTCCTCTTTCTCTAATCCAAACCGGTAGTTCATCATTATCAAGCCAATTTCCTGAGACTTTTTTATAAAACCTTTGATCTTTTTCTAAAGTTTCTTCCGAAATAAAAGCTTCAATTGGAGCTCCACCTATAGACAGATTTATAAGGCCCACCGGAATATTCTCATGCTGAAGGATTTCTTTTCCGAAATAATATCCTATAGCACTTAACTTTGCCACATGCGGCATTCCACTTTCTTCCCAACTGCCCTCAAAAAAGGCAGTAGATTGTAATTTTTCAAGAGCCTCCTCATTATATTTTTGCGCATAAATACCTTTACCTACGTATTGAGGATTATAAAAACGGAGTTGTGGACCAGCAAGCTGCTCTTTTTCACTTTCGAAATGCTCCTCCTGACCTAATGACCACTCCATATTGGACTGACCTGCCAATAACCAAACATCTCCAATAAGTACATTAGAATATTCCAAAGAGTCAGATTTTGTATAAATTGATAGAAGCTGAGGGGAGGAACTAGCAGCATGGGCCGGGAAGTACACCTGCCAGGACGAATCTAATTGTACCTCGACTTCTTCAATTAATGAAGAAAACTTGACCTGCACAGTTTCTCCAGGCAGATATTTCCCCCAAATCATCAATGGCTCATCACGCTGCAGCACCATATTATCTGAAAAAATTTTAGGCATTACGATCTGAGCAGTGCCGGATTGCTGGTGTATCAAAAATGCCATTATGACAAACATTTTTTTTAAAAGCTCTTTCATGTTGATCATCATATTCTCAGGAAATTAAAAAACTCCTGCTCAATAAAGTCTGACACTATAATGAACAGGAGTTTCCACTCACTCTAAACTATTTTTTCTTATTCTTGAGTATCGTCATCTAAACTTTGATCTTCCTCGAACACATGAGCTGCATAATTATAGTCAAGGGCTTCATATCGCTCTTTCATCACCTTTAACCTGGACAAAAAATTCCCCCAGTCTTTTTTCGCAACAGGAGTCCAGTTGACCTCGGCTAAAGCTGTCAGCCTTGGTAATACCATATACTCTACATGATCGGTAGTTTTTATGTACTCTGTCCACAAATTTGCCTGGGCTCCTAATATATGCTTTCCTTCTTCTTCAGAAAGTTCCTGGGGAACTGGGTTAAAAGAATACACTTTTTCAACAGGCACAAAGCCGCCTATGCCAAGAGGCTCATCTTCGTTTTTAGACTGGTAGTAATCGAAATAGAGATGATCGTTAGGTGTCATCACAACATCGTGACCCTGCCTGGCTGCCTCAATACCTCCCTTAGAACCTCTCCAGGACATAACGGTGGCATTAGGCGCCAAACCACCTTCAAGAATTTCATCCCAACCTATGATTTGCCTTCCATTTTCATTAAGAAACTTTTCAATGCGGCTTATAAAATAGCTCTGCAACTCATGTTCATCTTTTAAACCTTCCCTCTTAATAACCGCCTGTGCCTGCTCACTCTCTTCCCACTCTGTTTTAGGAGCTTCATCACCACCTATGTGAATGTACTCACTGGGAAACAAATCCATAACTTCGGTGAGTACATCCTCAAGGAACTTAAAAGTTTCTTCTTTAGGAGCAAAAATTGTGGGAAACACCCCCCATTTTGTTTCTACTTCATAAGGTCCTGTATTGTTACCAAATTCAGGATAAGCAGCTAAAGCTGCTGTGGCATGTCCAGGCATTTCAATTTCAGGAATTACTGTAATGTGCCGGGCTGCGGCGTAGGCAACCACTTCTTTTACTTCTTCCTGTGTGTAGAAACCTCCATACTCTTTTCCGTCATGTTCGTCCCAATTTTTTTCTACCATAGTTCCTTTTCTTACTGAACCTATTTCTGTAAGTTTTGGATACTTTTTTATCTCAATTCGCCAGCCCTGATCTTCGGTAAGATGCCAATGAAAGCGGTTCATTTTATGCAGCGCAAGTAGATCTATATATTTTTTAATAAATTCTAATGGGAACATATGACGAGCTACATCAAGGTGCATCCCACGGTAAGAAAACCTGGGAGCATCTTCTATTTCTACAGCAGGTATTGTGAGATCTGTCACTTGTGCCACTTCTGCTTCTGCGGGCATTAACAATCGCAAAGATTGAATTCCGTAGAAAACCCCTTGAGATGTTTTCCCTGAAATCTTTATTTGATCGTAAGTAACGCTTAGCTTATATCCTTCTTCTTCCTGTATTTCAGAATCTAATTTGAGAATAATAACATGATCACCAGCCTTACCAGAAGTTACTGTTTCCAACTTAAATCCTGATGCCCCAGATAGTAATTGAGATAGAAAATTAGCTTCTGGAACTAGAGAATCGGAAGCAACTATACGTGTATGCTCGTCAATTACAAATCTACCGGGAGCTGTATTCATTCTTACAGGTAATGGGATGACAGAATAATCTTTGGGAGTGTTTTCTACATCTTTATATTCGGTATAAGATTTTCCTGTTTCGCATGCACTAATCAGAATCGTAAGAAACAGGAATGGTAAAATTTTTTTCATATTTATCAACTTTAAAAATTTTAAATTTAGGTTTACCAACACATTGGATTCTTTTATTAATTTATTTATTTCTTTTTAATACTATCTTCACCATCAGTTAACCACTCCAAAGAAAAGCTCGTAAAGGCATTCTCTTTATAATCATCTTTTTCAAAAAATACTCCTATTTCACCATTTTCTAGAATTGTCAATGATGAATATGCAGCACCACCAGCATATACGGTTTTACCTTCACTCCAGCTCTTACCTTCATCATAACTTATTCTCACCGTCAAATTCTTACGTGCCTCTGCATCGTTTGAGTTAGAAAACAGAAGACGGTTTTTATCATCTCCATCATTAACAGAAGTATATCTAAGAATACTGGCATTGTTCCCGGGGTCTACAAGAACTTTTTCGGTTTTTGTATCCCAGGTCTTCCCTTTATTACTTGAAACATGAACATAACGATGGCCGTCCCCTGTATTGACGCGGGAATTTATCATATAATCTCCATTTCTTAGCTCAATAACTTTAGATTCATCGGCAGGCTTCACAGGTGAATCAATTAAAAACCAGTTTTCACCATGGTCATCACTACCAAAGAGATACACCCCTTCCTTAAGCCTAACCAATGTATGTAGTAACCTTCCATCCTGTGTTTGGATGCCTCGTCCAGAGGTTATGAATTTAAAATCATTATGCCATTCTTCTTTTGCTATATAAGAAGTGATATCGCGGGGTTTGGTCCAGGTTTCACCATTGTCTGCACTCTTAAGAACATGTAAATAATAGACATCCTTTTCATTCTCAAGATCCATATAATTGTAGAATAAGAACACCTCACCTGTTTCTTCATCTACAATCATGGAAGGATCTGAAGCTGATTTACCTTCCGGAAAATCTATTACCCTCTCTATTTCTCCCCAGGTTTTACCATTGTCGGTACTTCTGCGCTGTACTATATTGATATCTCCACTACCGCGCAAATCGGCACAGGAGGGCACCCGTTCGTCAATAGCAGCAATTAAATCCCCATTGGGAGCTGTAACAATTGAAGGAATGCGATAACAGGCTATTCCCGGGTCGTTTTCTGCATTAAAAAGATCATGAAACAACAGTTCTTTCTGATTTTGTTTCAGCGATGTCTTGGGTGATTTTGATGAATTGCAGCCGCAAAAGGCAGCAAG
This Salinimicrobium tongyeongense DNA region includes the following protein-coding sequences:
- a CDS encoding sialidase family protein; protein product: MKKNLLIFVLAAFCGCNSSKSPKTSLKQNQKELLFHDLFNAENDPGIACYRIPSIVTAPNGDLIAAIDERVPSCADLRGSGDINIVQRRSTDNGKTWGEIERVIDFPEGKSASDPSMIVDEETGEVFLFYNYMDLENEKDVYYLHVLKSADNGETWTKPRDITSYIAKEEWHNDFKFITSGRGIQTQDGRLLHTLVRLKEGVYLFGSDDHGENWFLIDSPVKPADESKVIELRNGDYMINSRVNTGDGHRYVHVSSNKGKTWDTKTEKVLVDPGNNASILRYTSVNDGDDKNRLLFSNSNDAEARKNLTVRISYDEGKSWSEGKTVYAGGAAYSSLTILENGEIGVFFEKDDYKENAFTSFSLEWLTDGEDSIKKK
- a CDS encoding sialate O-acetylesterase, encoding MMINMKELLKKMFVIMAFLIHQQSGTAQIVMPKIFSDNMVLQRDEPLMIWGKYLPGETVQVKFSSLIEEVEVQLDSSWQVYFPAHAASSSPQLLSIYTKSDSLEYSNVLIGDVWLLAGQSNMEWSLGQEEHFESEKEQLAGPQLRFYNPQYVGKGIYAQKYNEEALEKLQSTAFFEGSWEESGMPHVAKLSAIGYYFGKEILQHENIPVGLINLSIGGAPIEAFISEETLEKDQRFYKKVSGNWLDNDELPVWIRERGGQNVGGIAVHVGKTGPNHAYKPGFIYESGIKPILNMPIKGVLWYQGESNAQEIARVFEYPQLQKLLIKDYRKKWKQETLPFYWVQLSSIDTLNYRSQYWPLFRNLQRLLLEEVNYGGMAVSSDVGAENDVHPRNKKVVGERLARWALHQDYDRNIEVSGPLPIDAKYSAGKIKITFEHTADGLMTLNGEMVKGFSLNGKHPVPATIEGSKIIIQTSQKPETVYYGWQPYSTGNLMNSEESPTSTFQITVDD
- a CDS encoding glycoside hydrolase family 2 TIM barrel-domain containing protein, whose translation is MSMRLFRSTSTIILAFFAVFQLVKAQDREPDPIFENPNVQAENRLPMRAAYFPFENKILAQERNREQSNRFLDLNGTWKFFWTEHYKNLPENFESVSFDDSGWDDFKVPANWEFNGYGTPIYVNHPFEFAVKNPNPPFIENEKNPAGIYRREIEIPSDWQDMPVFIHLGAVKSAFRLYVNGEYVGMGEDSKLESEYELTKFIKPGKNQITIEVRRWSDGSYLEAQDFWRISGIQRNVYLYARPKVHFYDLFVKSGLTNNYTDGEFSVDLEVWNQTDQDQGENIVVAKLFDASHNEIFKAEQKTIGLKRKLGKTVLQFKEIIPNVKQWSAETPNLYTLELTLLDSGGKVKEVINTNVGFKTYEIDGYQFLVNGKPVWFKGVNRHESHPETAHVMTREQMQEDIRIMKELNMNAVRLSHYPNDPYWYELCDKYGFYVIDEANIESHGMYYEPESTLGNDPEWEHAHMLRIKRMVERDKNHPSIVAWSLGNEAGNGYNFYNAYNWLKGFDPTRPVQYERSTTEWNTDIIVPQYPHPASMERWAQNNPDRPYIMSEYAHAMGNSLGNFKEYWEVIEKYPQLQGGYIWDWVDQGIYKEVDGKKIFGYGGDWGAEGTPSDNNFLINGVIMADRSWNPHAYEVRKVYQEIGFDLSEDNQKVKIFNKYFFRDLSNYEFSVELLRNGEVVKSEKLGSYSVAPRNTISVEIPFKVPTDTSAEYRLHFEGKLIKSEAFVAPGTLLAEAEFAVTPPVAENQVFEIVDLKVEENGDLVSFSKGSFSISFNKTTGRFSDYKYKRDVLIEKGPQLSLFRPLVDNDFGGGLNRKLDYLKQPELKVVEFTHGKNSDGATQVKVIYDVLQGDARLTQVTTIYNDGILRVENDFEAIKGDHEMLLKFGNELLLPKKFDTFRWYGRGPWESYEDRKFSAMVGIYKGRVEEQYHPYVRPQESGNKTDVRWAEISNGRNTGIKVSYTEVLLNVSALPYTKEQLYPSSEKGQEHSRLLKKGEHTYLDIDLRQMGVAGINSWGSLALEKYRMPFQNYSYSYIIKPL
- a CDS encoding beta-N-acetylhexosaminidase; its protein translation is MKKILPFLFLTILISACETGKSYTEYKDVENTPKDYSVIPLPVRMNTAPGRFVIDEHTRIVASDSLVPEANFLSQLLSGASGFKLETVTSGKAGDHVIILKLDSEIQEEEGYKLSVTYDQIKISGKTSQGVFYGIQSLRLLMPAEAEVAQVTDLTIPAVEIEDAPRFSYRGMHLDVARHMFPLEFIKKYIDLLALHKMNRFHWHLTEDQGWRIEIKKYPKLTEIGSVRKGTMVEKNWDEHDGKEYGGFYTQEEVKEVVAYAAARHITVIPEIEMPGHATAALAAYPEFGNNTGPYEVETKWGVFPTIFAPKEETFKFLEDVLTEVMDLFPSEYIHIGGDEAPKTEWEESEQAQAVIKREGLKDEHELQSYFISRIEKFLNENGRQIIGWDEILEGGLAPNATVMSWRGSKGGIEAARQGHDVVMTPNDHLYFDYYQSKNEDEPLGIGGFVPVEKVYSFNPVPQELSEEEGKHILGAQANLWTEYIKTTDHVEYMVLPRLTALAEVNWTPVAKKDWGNFLSRLKVMKERYEALDYNYAAHVFEEDQSLDDDTQE
- a CDS encoding sulfatase-like hydrolase/transferase, which gives rise to MCNYAIGQEVTLKEQQPNIIFILVDDMGYGDVGRFFQNERRQQEPSSPWLETPALDKMAENGAIFTQHYTSAPVCAPSRASLLTGLSQGQSEIRDNQFDKALPDNHTLGSVLQKAGYHTAVIGKWGLQGIVSKENENPQHWPAYPTKRGFDYFYGYVRHRDGHEHYPVEGIFGGSKEVWENNKEVSAGLEKAYTTDLWTAVAKKWITQKAQKNKKPFFLYLSYDTPHAVLELPTQAYPEGGGLNGGIQFLGTPGKMINTASGTPDSWTEPVYAEAVYDHDQRPETAPVPWPATYKRYATSIRRIDRAVGDIIKLLQDLEIDSNTIVVFASDNGPSIESYLPAEYAANQANFFDSFGPYNGIKRDVLEGGLRTPLIVQWPEKIAKNRIIKSPSIFYDWLPTFTDAAGLPAPVNSNGTSLLPAFIQEGKVQQGNVYVEYFQNGSTPAYPEFAASNRGKVRNQMQMLRVGDMVGLRYNIQSHDDDFEIYNVTDDPAQSKNLAKSTSYKGLQEKMKAKVLQMRRINSSAPRPYDSVPIPSVKGTRKKKGLIWKSYDGKYPWLPKTEDLKVAAKGTVKEPNFNEIKEMGHDIFLFEGFLDIPEDGKYEFYLNANSNYFLKLHEINLIDGDHNFKEVEIQEAQIFLQKGLHPFKLYYKNKKNEKPQLELEWKIPKDSKNVISSKYFFRS
- a CDS encoding Gfo/Idh/MocA family protein gives rise to the protein MSADRRSFLKNMALGSGAIATGAFLTSCASEEKLAKIKAAANRQPSMNFNMSGYAAPALDTVRVGIVGIGDRGAGAVERLTYIEGVEITALCDTRQAAVDGGQALLQKAGLPKAAEYVDGEKGYIEMCQSDNIDLVYIVTPWEWHIPIALEAMENGKHTAVEVSTARTLDECWQIVETSERTRKHCVILENCCYDFFELMTLNMARQGVFGELIHGEGAYIHDLDYWHFNRPQDHKMTDGAYDNYWRLEENKRHANVYPTHGLGPICQAMNINRGDKMDYLTSIMSDDFTLSRRIEEEAEENPALKQFVGANMRGNMDIQLIKTNKGRTIMIQHDISSPRPYSRIHMLSGTKCFAQKWPLKHIAFGHEIADADKMKELEEKYTPEIVRKVGEMAKKVGGHGGMDFMMDWRLIDCLRNGLPMDMDVYDAAAWSSITSLSEWSIANKSNSIEVPDFTRGAWKTNKPVSLTLEGGGTTGVRNIDRKEKSRQLSVE